A window from Fibrobacterota bacterium encodes these proteins:
- a CDS encoding carboxypeptidase regulatory-like domain-containing protein: MRGRLVALGLSGLLASSLASCSSEPLADGGGGFGGETISGLVAGASGRGIVGASVRLRASNSLEEKALREAATDSAGLFRLELPAGTAFRLEVAGWEGTDTVRALVDLDRGQSPGRILAEAQPPRQVRLRDPSGKPVSAVLQAYGLGRAIATDDSGRAVLTGWPSADLWVRATLANGDVYDLFVPASGGDLEVGAGWLLDDFEGGESRTRLGSLVGGGWWYVASQGADSQTVRDIALMKDTLDAHGGRASLHAGFSFPPPASNSYGLVGFHFGPTQADEVDLSGLDSLVFWIKGSGSVRVELVADTGGGVTSHALVLSLDSAWTRHTVTASALAPIDAGRSWAVDSKRVRFLQFIVFQTTDFRLDDLRYYGRARP, encoded by the coding sequence TTGAGAGGGCGCCTGGTTGCGCTCGGGTTGTCGGGCTTGCTCGCATCATCGCTCGCCTCTTGCAGTTCGGAGCCGCTGGCCGACGGCGGCGGCGGGTTCGGCGGGGAGACGATTTCAGGCTTGGTCGCGGGCGCCTCGGGCCGGGGAATCGTGGGCGCCTCGGTTCGTCTTCGCGCGAGCAACTCGCTGGAAGAAAAGGCGCTACGGGAAGCGGCGACGGACAGCGCCGGACTCTTCCGCCTTGAACTACCGGCCGGGACCGCGTTCCGGCTGGAGGTGGCGGGATGGGAGGGGACGGATACGGTCCGGGCCTTGGTCGATCTCGATCGCGGGCAGTCGCCGGGCCGGATCCTGGCGGAAGCCCAACCTCCCCGGCAAGTGCGTTTACGCGATCCATCGGGGAAGCCGGTGTCGGCGGTCCTGCAGGCCTATGGCCTGGGTCGCGCGATCGCGACCGATGATTCGGGCCGCGCCGTCCTCACGGGTTGGCCCTCGGCCGATCTATGGGTGCGGGCCACCTTGGCGAACGGGGACGTGTACGACCTGTTCGTGCCGGCCTCCGGCGGGGATCTGGAGGTCGGGGCGGGATGGCTGCTGGACGACTTCGAAGGCGGCGAGAGCCGCACCCGCTTGGGAAGCCTCGTCGGCGGAGGCTGGTGGTACGTGGCATCGCAAGGCGCCGACAGCCAGACGGTCCGGGACATCGCCTTGATGAAAGACACGCTGGATGCCCATGGCGGCCGGGCGAGCCTGCATGCGGGCTTCTCCTTCCCTCCCCCGGCCTCGAACAGCTACGGTCTGGTGGGCTTCCATTTCGGGCCCACCCAGGCCGATGAAGTGGATCTTTCCGGGCTCGATAGCCTCGTGTTCTGGATCAAGGGAAGCGGATCGGTTCGCGTCGAGCTCGTCGCCGACACGGGCGGCGGGGTGACCAGCCACGCCCTGGTCCTTTCCCTGGACTCGGCCTGGACCCGTCATACCGTGACGGCCTCCGCCCTGGCGCCGATTGATGCGGGGCGAAGCTGGGCCGTGGATTCCAAACGGGTCCGCTTCTTGCAGTTCATCGTCTTCCAAACGACCGATTTCCGTTTGGATGATTTGCGCTATTACGGGCGGGCCCGGCCCTAG
- a CDS encoding carbohydrate binding domain-containing protein, with translation MQRTIPLALTLAAMAATTDAAPTIRVRAEAPGHAISPAIYGINSLATGKDSYLAADSAMLGSDRMGGNRMTGYNWENNYSNAGSDYQHNSDNWLTQNPLPTPASSGGSVGNFVERNLGLGRKPIVQLQMAGYVAADGSGPVAVAEVAPSARWKKVVFAKGSAFSLAPATTDSAVYMDEEVNFLVQKFGRADQGGVPYYSLDNEPALWGGTHPRIHPQSLTYKELLDKSEALAKAVKAVDPSAKVMGSESFGAMEMWKCVAGTPSSIPECSDWSAYSSKYDWAVAAFLGEMKTRSTAAGKRLIDVLAIHWYPEDMGDSRIDGGGQATGGTAKDIEARLQAPRSLWDPAYLENDWIPSAMTGNKPVHILTRTLSSIDTAWPGTRLALTEYGYGGENHWSGALAEADVLGVFGKLDLEAANMHSTFSGYLATAFRLYRNFDGKGNAFGDTYVAADNPDSTVFSTYASLDSKNPKLLHIVAINKSSSAKAVTLALSGKAWQSAVAYGFSTDSIITKLAAPTGVTASGFDYTLPATSATHFVVSTDAQVSLPSPDLVALQIEVVGQGSVTRSIRTALVPRGTVVNLTAVPADGWTFGGWSRDGSGKNPALALTMDAPHTVQAIFLSASNLITNGDFSNSTTGWTPSAWSADGSAAGTPSVQNGVFSFAVANGGPDTWDVQIFQTSVPFVKGTTYTLSFDASANVARNIKVYANLGAFDKSVTLGTATTTYNYTFVSDSTESGKLSFDIGGAGVAGTTVNLDNVSIKAAATGIGIASRSAKRAALVQQGRQLVLSGDGTLVLCDLQGKVVLRREIRSSARVGIASLPRGLYFASFRGARSLVRSLD, from the coding sequence TTGCAGCGAACCATCCCCCTCGCCCTCACTTTGGCCGCGATGGCCGCAACGACCGATGCGGCGCCCACCATCCGCGTGCGTGCGGAAGCCCCGGGCCATGCCATTAGTCCGGCCATCTACGGCATCAACTCCCTGGCCACGGGAAAGGATTCATATCTGGCGGCCGATTCCGCGATGCTCGGATCCGACCGCATGGGCGGCAACCGCATGACGGGCTACAATTGGGAAAACAATTACTCTAACGCCGGATCCGACTACCAGCACAACAGCGACAACTGGTTGACCCAGAACCCGCTTCCCACCCCGGCTAGCAGCGGCGGTTCCGTGGGGAATTTCGTGGAGCGCAACCTCGGGTTGGGGCGCAAGCCCATCGTGCAATTGCAGATGGCGGGCTACGTGGCCGCGGACGGCTCAGGTCCCGTAGCCGTGGCCGAAGTAGCGCCCTCGGCGCGCTGGAAAAAGGTGGTCTTCGCCAAGGGAAGCGCCTTCTCCCTGGCGCCTGCCACGACGGATTCCGCCGTATACATGGACGAAGAGGTGAACTTCCTGGTGCAGAAGTTCGGCCGGGCCGACCAGGGCGGCGTGCCCTATTACTCGCTGGACAATGAACCGGCGCTCTGGGGCGGGACCCATCCGCGCATCCATCCGCAAAGCCTCACCTACAAGGAACTGCTGGACAAGAGCGAGGCCCTGGCGAAGGCGGTCAAGGCCGTGGACCCTTCCGCCAAGGTGATGGGATCGGAGAGCTTCGGAGCGATGGAGATGTGGAAGTGCGTGGCCGGGACCCCGAGCTCCATTCCGGAATGCTCCGACTGGAGCGCCTACTCCTCCAAGTACGATTGGGCCGTCGCGGCCTTTCTGGGGGAAATGAAGACCCGTTCGACTGCGGCCGGCAAGCGCTTGATCGACGTGCTGGCCATCCATTGGTACCCGGAGGACATGGGCGATTCGCGCATCGATGGAGGCGGCCAGGCGACCGGCGGGACGGCGAAGGACATCGAGGCCCGCCTGCAGGCCCCGCGCTCGCTTTGGGATCCGGCCTACCTCGAAAACGACTGGATCCCTTCGGCGATGACCGGCAACAAGCCGGTGCATATCCTCACCCGTACCTTGAGTTCCATCGACACGGCCTGGCCAGGCACCCGCCTGGCCCTGACCGAATACGGCTACGGCGGCGAAAACCACTGGTCAGGGGCGCTTGCGGAGGCCGACGTGCTGGGCGTGTTCGGAAAACTCGACCTCGAGGCGGCCAACATGCACTCGACCTTCTCGGGATATCTGGCGACGGCCTTCCGCTTGTACCGTAACTTCGACGGCAAGGGGAACGCGTTCGGCGACACCTACGTCGCGGCCGACAACCCCGACAGCACGGTCTTCTCCACCTATGCGAGCTTGGACTCGAAGAACCCCAAGCTTTTGCACATCGTGGCGATCAACAAGTCGTCCTCGGCCAAGGCCGTCACCCTAGCCCTTTCAGGCAAGGCCTGGCAGTCCGCGGTGGCCTACGGCTTTTCGACGGATTCCATCATCACGAAACTGGCGGCCCCCACCGGCGTCACCGCATCGGGATTCGACTACACCTTGCCCGCCACCTCGGCGACCCACTTCGTGGTCTCCACCGACGCCCAGGTCTCCCTGCCCAGCCCCGACCTCGTGGCGCTGCAAATCGAGGTGGTAGGCCAGGGCTCGGTGACCCGCTCGATCCGCACCGCGCTCGTCCCCCGCGGAACCGTGGTGAACCTTACCGCCGTGCCGGCCGACGGCTGGACCTTCGGCGGCTGGAGCCGCGATGGTTCCGGAAAGAACCCCGCGCTCGCCCTGACCATGGATGCGCCGCATACCGTGCAGGCCATCTTCCTTTCGGCCTCGAACCTGATCACCAACGGCGACTTTTCCAACAGCACCACCGGATGGACGCCTTCCGCCTGGAGCGCGGATGGGTCGGCCGCGGGAACGCCCTCGGTACAGAACGGCGTGTTCTCCTTCGCGGTTGCCAACGGCGGACCCGACACCTGGGACGTGCAGATCTTCCAGACCTCCGTGCCCTTCGTGAAAGGCACCACCTACACGCTTTCCTTCGATGCCTCGGCCAACGTGGCGCGTAACATCAAGGTTTACGCCAACCTGGGCGCCTTCGACAAGAGCGTGACCCTCGGAACCGCGACCACGACGTACAACTACACTTTCGTCTCCGACTCCACGGAATCGGGAAAGCTCTCCTTCGACATCGGCGGGGCCGGCGTCGCCGGCACCACGGTCAACCTGGACAACGTGTCCATCAAGGCCGCCGCTACCGGGATAGGGATCGCGTCCAGGAGCGCGAAGCGCGCCGCGCTGGTCCAACAAGGCCGGCAATTGGTCCTGAGCGGTGACGGGACGTTGGTCCTATGCGATCTGCAAGGGAAAGTGGTGCTCCGCCGCGAGATCCGGTCGTCGGCCCGCGTAGGTATCGCTTCGCTGCCGCGCGGCCTCTACTTCGCGAGCTTCCGGGGCGCCCGCTCGCTGGTGCGCAGCCTGGATTGA
- a CDS encoding TIGR02147 family protein, translated as MPDVLGYLDYRVYLKDWYDARKRRERGFSYRVLAREVGYRSHAFFSLVLQRRSNISMEVAMGFADCIGLKAKEREYFLLLVSCNQEDLPSQRSIMFQRLQDLNGTPATRLREDQNAFLASWRHAALREMLGIDPFQGGEAQWGERMVPAATAQEVRDSLDLLLALGLAHRTARGIVRTDPRLVTGTAYTESATRGFMRQVHELGGEAMERFPRSERHHGWATLSVSAETLETMQAELRALVQRFLTLAEKDDSPDRVMQLNLELFPLGYGRKDS; from the coding sequence ATGCCGGATGTCCTCGGGTACCTGGATTACCGGGTCTACCTTAAGGACTGGTACGACGCGCGCAAAAGGCGCGAGAGGGGTTTCTCCTACCGGGTCCTGGCGCGCGAGGTGGGCTACCGCTCGCATGCCTTTTTCAGCCTGGTGCTCCAGCGCAGGTCGAACATATCGATGGAAGTGGCGATGGGCTTCGCGGATTGCATCGGCCTCAAGGCCAAGGAACGCGAATACTTCCTACTCCTCGTTTCCTGCAACCAGGAAGACCTGCCTTCCCAGCGCAGCATCATGTTCCAGCGGCTCCAGGATCTCAACGGGACCCCGGCGACGCGGCTGCGCGAGGACCAGAACGCCTTTCTGGCTTCGTGGCGGCATGCGGCCTTGCGCGAGATGCTGGGGATCGATCCGTTCCAAGGGGGCGAGGCGCAATGGGGCGAGCGCATGGTCCCGGCCGCCACGGCCCAAGAGGTCCGCGATTCCCTCGATCTTCTGCTGGCGCTGGGATTGGCGCATCGGACCGCGCGGGGGATCGTACGCACCGATCCGCGTCTGGTCACCGGTACGGCCTACACGGAGTCGGCCACGCGGGGTTTCATGCGGCAGGTCCACGAGCTGGGCGGCGAGGCGATGGAGCGTTTCCCGCGTTCCGAGCGGCACCATGGCTGGGCGACGCTCTCGGTCTCCGCGGAGACCCTGGAGACCATGCAGGCCGAGCTACGCGCCCTGGTGCAGCGCTTCCTGACGCTGGCCGAGAAGGACGACTCGCCCGATCGCGTCATGCAACTCAACCTGGAGCTTTTCCCCTTGGGCTACGGAAGGAAGGACTCTTGA